A window of the Verrucomicrobiia bacterium genome harbors these coding sequences:
- a CDS encoding arabinan endo-1,5-alpha-L-arabinosidase yields MPSLKIHYVRSLCVAVEQSFRIATIAALVFAASASAQTASNAPSANSNPAGRQFATDSRRVRAHDPSTIIKDKDRYWVFHTGRGVMSYYSTNLVNWLPGPRVFTDPPEWVSSEVPENRNSHFWAPDIIHLNGEYHLYYSVSSFGKNHSVIALATNPALDPDDPSFKWSDRGVVMRSFSTNRFNAIDPALIQDKDGKVWMSFGSFWSGIKMIELDPKTGKRIAPDSALYSLARTSEIEAPFIHRHGDAYYLFVNWGICCRGVNSTYEIRVGKSDRITGPYVDADGKDLADGGGTLVLKTADQFIGPGHAGIFVENGTHWFGCHYYDGSRRGAPTFSLHPLQWVDGWPRVQFTAPSASVESANP; encoded by the coding sequence ATGCCTTCCTTGAAGATCCATTACGTGCGGAGCTTGTGTGTGGCGGTCGAGCAATCGTTTCGGATTGCAACCATCGCAGCACTTGTGTTCGCGGCTTCCGCGTCAGCTCAAACTGCGTCGAACGCGCCGTCGGCCAATTCGAATCCGGCCGGACGCCAATTCGCGACGGACAGCCGCCGCGTGCGAGCCCACGATCCTTCGACAATCATCAAGGACAAGGATCGCTATTGGGTGTTTCACACGGGACGCGGCGTGATGTCATATTACTCCACGAACCTCGTGAACTGGCTGCCCGGTCCGCGGGTGTTTACCGATCCGCCTGAGTGGGTGAGCAGCGAAGTTCCCGAGAATCGCAATTCGCATTTCTGGGCGCCCGACATCATCCATCTCAACGGCGAGTATCACCTCTACTATTCGGTTTCCAGCTTCGGCAAGAATCACTCGGTGATCGCCCTCGCAACGAATCCTGCGCTTGACCCTGATGATCCATCGTTCAAATGGTCCGATCGCGGCGTCGTGATGCGCTCGTTTTCAACGAATCGCTTCAACGCCATTGATCCCGCATTGATCCAGGACAAAGATGGAAAAGTGTGGATGTCGTTCGGGTCGTTTTGGAGCGGAATCAAAATGATCGAATTGGATCCAAAGACAGGAAAGCGGATCGCGCCCGATTCCGCGCTGTATTCACTCGCGCGCACTTCGGAGATAGAGGCGCCTTTCATTCATCGGCACGGCGATGCCTATTACCTGTTTGTGAACTGGGGAATTTGCTGCCGCGGCGTCAACAGTACCTATGAAATCCGCGTTGGGAAAAGCGATCGGATCACTGGTCCGTATGTTGACGCGGACGGCAAGGACCTCGCTGATGGCGGTGGCACCCTGGTGCTGAAGACGGCGGACCAGTTCATTGGGCCGGGTCACGCAGGCATTTTTGTTGAGAATGGCACCCATTGGTTTGGATGCCATTATTACGATGGCTCGCGCCGCGGCGCGCCCACATTTTCGCTGCATCCCTTGCAGTGGGTGGATGGCTGGCCGCGAGTGCAGTTCACCGCCCCGTCCGCCAGCGTGGAATCTGCAAACCCGTGA